A DNA window from Megalobrama amblycephala isolate DHTTF-2021 linkage group LG11, ASM1881202v1, whole genome shotgun sequence contains the following coding sequences:
- the LOC125277849 gene encoding cytochrome P450 2J2-like isoform X2, protein MGFTDHWTPSPHRLYEDSSSDGKGLVAASGYKWKQQRRFALSTLRNFGLGKKSLEPSVHLECRFLNEAFSNENGQPFDPQILLNNAVSNVICVLVFGNRFEYSDHDFQSLLKNINEAVFLDGSFWAQLYNSFPWLMRRLPGPHKKMSALWKRVIDFVKEKVNAHRVNFDPSNPRDYIDCFLAEMEKLKDDTAAGFDVENLCICTLDLFVAGTETTSTTLYWSLLYMIKYPEIQAKVQEEIDRVVGGSRQPSLSDRDNMPFTNAVIHEIQRIGNIAPLNLPRATVEDTQIGKYFLPKGTAVIGSLTSVLFDESEWETPHSFNPGHFLDAEGKFRRRDAFLPFSLGKRVCPGEQLARMELFLFFSSLLQRFTFSSPAGVEPKLDYRLGTTRCPKPYKLCAVSR, encoded by the exons GTTTAGTTGCTGCCAGTGGATATAAATGGAAGCAACAGAGGAGATTTGCACTCTCAACTCTTCGAAACTTCGGATTGGGAAAGAAAAGCCTGGAGCCATCTGTCCATCTTGAATGTCGCTTTCTGAATGAGGCCTTTTCAAATGAGAATG GTCAACCCTTTGACCCTCAAATCCTGCTGAACAATGCTGTCTCAAATGTGATCTGTGTGCTTGTGTTTGGGAATCGATTTGAGTACAGTGACCATGACTTCCAGTCTCTGTTGAAGAACATCAATGAAGCTGTCTTTCTGGATGGAAGCTTCTGGGCTCAA CTTTACAACTCCTTCCCATGGCTCATGCGGCGACTGCCTGGTCCACACAAGAAAATGTCCGCTCTGTGGAAGAGAGTGATTGACTTTGTCAAAGAGAAGGTGAATGCACACAGAGTGAATTTTGATCCATCAAATCCAAGAGACTACATTGACTGCTTCCTTGCCGAGATGGAAAAA CTTAAGGACGACACAGCCGCTGGGTTTGATGTGGAGAACTTGTGCATCTGTACTCTGGATCTGTTTGTAGCGGGAACTGAGACCACCTCCACCACTCTGTACTGGAGTCTTCTCTACATGATCAAATATCCTGAGATACAGG CCAAAGTTCAGGAGGAGATTGATCGTGTTGTGGGAGGGTCACGGCAGCCATCTTTATCAGACAGGGACAACATGCCCTTCACCAATGCTGTCATTCATGAGATACAGAGGATTGGAAATATCGCCCCATTAAATTTGCCACGTGCTACTGTGGAAGATACTCAGATAGGAAAATACTTCCTTCCAAAG GGCACAGCTGTGATTGGCAGTTTGACATCAGTGCTGTTTGATGAGTCCGAGTGGGAGACGCCTCACTCTTTTAACCCGGGTCACTTCCTGGATGCTGAGGGCAAATTTAGGAGGAGAGATGCCTTTTTACCCTTTTCTTTAG GAAAGCGAGTGTGTCCTGGGGAGCAGCTGGCACGGATGGAGCTGTTCCTGTTTTTCTCCTCTCTGCTGCAACGCTTCACTTtctcttcaccagcaggtgtgGAGCCCAAATTGGATTACAGATTGGGGACCACTCGGTGTCCCAAACCATATAAATTATGTGCAGTATCACGCTAA